The following coding sequences lie in one Agarivorans sp. Alg241-V36 genomic window:
- a CDS encoding GGDEF domain-containing protein, which yields MHLSTPQLLEIVAAFPDSTLVFTEDGYCIAHLGDQETQEFSSSRLLTGRFVSDVFSEEKAKWFLQQIRNSIFEQRLRVSEYAISPDDIRLPNCESAKLERELWFEARILPLNSFIDGQRAVVWAARNINERYKLEQQLRRLSETDELTGAFNRRRFFESLANHYQTFHRHFLDCSLIMLDIDNFKRINDQYGHPCGDRVLKQVYQQMCAQLREADICARMGGEEFAILLPNTTTKEALHSAERIRQAIEQHPFTALQREVDVTVSLGVSSIQVADSNCDSVLQRADDALYQAKKTGRNQAIQFHEQFSI from the coding sequence ATGCATTTATCGACTCCACAGCTGTTGGAGATTGTTGCAGCATTTCCCGATTCCACATTGGTATTTACCGAAGATGGTTATTGTATTGCTCATTTGGGTGATCAAGAAACCCAAGAGTTTTCGAGCAGCCGCTTATTAACCGGTCGCTTCGTTAGCGATGTGTTTAGTGAAGAAAAAGCTAAGTGGTTCTTACAGCAGATCCGTAATAGCATTTTTGAACAGCGACTGCGTGTTTCGGAGTACGCTATTTCACCTGACGATATTCGTTTGCCCAACTGTGAAAGCGCCAAACTGGAGAGAGAGCTGTGGTTTGAAGCGCGCATTTTACCCCTAAATTCGTTTATCGATGGTCAGCGTGCAGTGGTATGGGCGGCACGCAATATTAATGAACGTTATAAGCTTGAACAACAATTGCGCCGACTCAGTGAAACCGACGAATTAACTGGCGCGTTTAACCGCCGCCGTTTTTTCGAAAGCCTAGCAAATCATTATCAAACTTTTCACCGTCACTTCTTAGATTGCAGCTTAATCATGTTAGATATAGACAACTTTAAGCGAATTAACGATCAGTATGGCCACCCTTGTGGTGACAGAGTGCTTAAGCAAGTTTATCAACAAATGTGCGCGCAGTTGCGCGAGGCTGATATTTGCGCCCGAATGGGCGGCGAAGAGTTTGCCATTTTACTACCTAATACCACCACCAAAGAAGCCCTGCACAGCGCCGAGCGGATTAGGCAGGCGATAGAGCAACACCCGTTCACCGCACTGCAGAGAGAAGTTGATGTTACTGTTAGCTTGGGTGTGAGTAGCATTCAGGTGGCAGACAGCAATTGCGATAGTGTATTACAACGCGCCGACGATGCTTTGTATCAGGCTAAAAAAACTGGCCGAAACCAAGCCATCCAGTTTCATGAGCAATTCAGTATTTAA
- a CDS encoding family 16 glycosylhydrolase: MKVSSIFAVAIAVATITPSHANYFKDDFNWGYNASIWQARDGSNGSPFGCKFTPSKISPSSHGITLNVAPNKCAELRTKSLLSYGKVQSSLKTGNAKGTVSSIFTYTSWHDVPGRAWQEIDIEFLPSLGNIVHTNLIYQPQGGQYQSWELDIDLGQYGLNIHQDLIHIGFDWSSWKIDWYLIDSSGNTRIIRSLYKDNGDGFIAANEVPQYAWPVDPTRIMINHWHGDNSADAMYFPQEYFYQNNWAYYDYLEYTPK; this comes from the coding sequence ATGAAAGTTAGTTCTATATTTGCAGTAGCAATTGCCGTAGCAACAATAACGCCATCCCACGCTAATTATTTCAAAGATGATTTTAACTGGGGATACAACGCTAGTATTTGGCAAGCCCGTGATGGCAGTAATGGCAGCCCTTTTGGCTGTAAGTTTACTCCGTCTAAAATCTCACCAAGTTCCCATGGTATCACTCTAAACGTAGCACCAAATAAATGTGCCGAGCTTAGAACCAAATCCTTACTAAGTTATGGCAAGGTTCAATCAAGCCTCAAAACAGGAAATGCCAAAGGTACTGTATCTTCTATATTTACCTACACTTCATGGCACGACGTGCCTGGCCGAGCGTGGCAAGAAATAGACATCGAGTTTTTGCCTAGCCTTGGCAATATTGTACATACTAACCTTATCTACCAACCCCAAGGTGGCCAATACCAAAGCTGGGAACTAGATATTGATTTAGGCCAATATGGCCTAAACATTCATCAAGACCTAATCCATATAGGTTTCGATTGGTCTAGCTGGAAAATTGATTGGTACTTGATAGATTCTTCAGGAAATACTCGCATCATTCGTAGCCTGTACAAGGACAATGGGGATGGCTTTATCGCCGCAAATGAGGTTCCACAATACGCATGGCCTGTGGATCCAACCCGTATAATGATCAACCATTGGCACGGCGATAACTCGGCAGATGCTATGTACTTCCCACAAGAGTACTTCTATCAAAACAACTGGGCCTATTACGATTACCTAGAATACACACCTAAATAA
- a CDS encoding methyl-accepting chemotaxis protein: MQISVVMRTLSGFAILFVLLIAVALIGQINIRSLESQLNETVDSLTPTAELTNRLSGLLLNTAWVIGLHSNTESKEQLSQLESQAKSLISSYQENYQSLLLLTENYPNLNSLLGPIKSNAEATFSAANTQFSTHQQWLAADKSVEELRRDFKQQWSGYNEDLERIAESVDGEAHLIAIDLQADGVVLERQLDEAFYAKTPEQTARQMQQLKTLYASMIEKRDELEFYVEDDIQNVVNYFVLLNQSLNPQGLFSEIDRLVRLTKQQQDNFSLINSQTAEALNQLALASDSVSLIIAQAKTQATEKSQSAISTMIAVVLASLSISILVAWSVTSSIKGPLKRTLQQMKQLVEGDFSQQISVQRKDEFGQIAHQLNLLTEQFNQVIGSMVDSAKQLENSAESGLNASQHSRTIISEQRAQTDIVASAVKAMEQGVQDVSHQANTSRDDIGDVSALTEQGRLAAHTTRKTTTQLKTTILHAAEKIDTLKQNSDDIGQILDVIQGIAEQTNLLALNAAIEAARAGEQGRGFAVVADEVRNLASRTQNSTTEIFKVIEGLQKGANAAVELMKHGETMVIECLSQAEQSDQQLENIAVMLEQIRAYSQQIATTAEEKMAVASQVANNVQKIVELGHSAHKDAEHNEQASESLKVKSEQQLGQLAIFKLKEYLPSNEQMATL, translated from the coding sequence ATGCAAATTTCTGTAGTGATGAGAACACTAAGTGGTTTTGCAATTTTATTTGTTTTACTTATTGCGGTAGCGCTAATTGGTCAAATAAATATACGTAGCTTAGAGTCACAGCTTAACGAAACGGTTGATAGCCTTACCCCCACTGCAGAGTTAACTAATCGACTATCTGGATTATTGCTTAATACCGCATGGGTGATTGGATTACACAGCAATACCGAATCGAAAGAGCAATTAAGCCAACTGGAATCCCAAGCCAAAAGCCTTATAAGTAGTTATCAAGAGAACTACCAGAGTCTATTGTTACTTACTGAAAATTATCCAAATTTAAACTCTCTCCTTGGCCCTATAAAAAGTAATGCAGAAGCTACCTTTAGCGCAGCGAATACACAATTTTCAACCCATCAACAATGGTTGGCAGCCGATAAGTCGGTAGAAGAATTACGTCGAGATTTTAAGCAACAATGGAGTGGCTATAATGAGGATCTTGAACGAATTGCAGAATCGGTAGACGGCGAGGCGCATTTGATAGCCATTGACCTGCAAGCCGATGGTGTAGTGCTAGAGCGCCAACTAGACGAAGCTTTTTACGCCAAAACACCTGAACAAACCGCTCGTCAGATGCAGCAACTAAAGACCTTGTATGCCAGCATGATAGAAAAACGTGATGAGTTAGAATTCTACGTAGAAGACGATATACAAAACGTGGTTAACTATTTTGTATTACTTAATCAGTCATTAAACCCTCAAGGACTGTTCAGCGAAATAGACCGCTTGGTACGTTTAACTAAGCAACAACAAGACAATTTTTCCCTAATAAATAGCCAAACCGCCGAGGCTTTAAATCAATTGGCATTAGCCAGCGATTCCGTTTCATTAATCATTGCCCAAGCCAAAACACAAGCCACAGAAAAATCGCAAAGTGCAATTAGCACCATGATTGCGGTTGTGCTTGCTTCCCTAAGCATCTCCATTTTAGTGGCTTGGAGTGTTACCTCAAGCATTAAAGGCCCCTTAAAACGAACCTTACAACAAATGAAGCAATTGGTTGAAGGCGATTTCAGTCAACAAATCAGCGTTCAGAGAAAGGACGAATTTGGCCAAATAGCTCACCAATTAAACCTACTTACAGAGCAATTTAACCAAGTGATTGGCTCCATGGTAGACAGCGCAAAACAGCTAGAAAATAGCGCGGAGTCTGGACTAAATGCCAGTCAACATTCACGCACTATTATCTCAGAGCAACGCGCACAAACAGACATTGTCGCCAGTGCAGTAAAAGCCATGGAACAAGGAGTGCAAGACGTATCTCACCAAGCCAATACCTCTCGCGATGATATTGGAGATGTATCCGCACTTACCGAACAAGGCCGACTAGCAGCTCACACAACCCGTAAAACAACCACTCAACTAAAAACGACGATTCTTCATGCCGCCGAAAAAATTGATACTCTCAAGCAAAACTCCGATGACATTGGCCAAATACTCGATGTTATTCAGGGCATTGCAGAACAAACTAACTTGCTGGCACTCAATGCAGCCATTGAAGCAGCAAGAGCCGGTGAACAAGGCCGAGGTTTCGCGGTTGTCGCCGACGAAGTGCGTAACCTAGCAAGTCGAACACAAAATTCTACCACCGAAATTTTTAAGGTAATAGAAGGCTTACAAAAAGGCGCTAATGCTGCTGTAGAGCTTATGAAACATGGGGAAACTATGGTTATTGAATGCTTAAGCCAAGCAGAGCAAAGCGACCAACAATTAGAAAATATTGCCGTTATGTTGGAACAAATACGCGCTTACAGCCAGCAAATCGCCACTACCGCAGAAGAGAAAATGGCGGTTGCTTCACAAGTGGCAAACAACGTACAAAAAATTGTTGAGTTAGGTCATTCTGCCCATAAAGACGCCGAGCATAATGAGCAAGCAAGCGAGTCACTCAAAGTTAAATCCGAGCAACAATTGGGGCAACTGGCCATCTTTAAACTTAAAGAATACTTACCAAGCAATGAGCAAATGGCGACTCTGTAG
- a CDS encoding heparin lyase I family protein, whose protein sequence is MKTITNPVLSNIGLSVALCLGLSACGSALLDQDSNKPTLNQQGLLVVSSASLDADGPVQGQTAYQLITQQFGKNAAESPDLFSGDHQGETHILEKIDPVYGPYFRFILHRDLDGNKGKYIDRQRNEIKIYGGSSDRLKGLQNSHFEYSWKFRVSEDMQVTNKFTHIFQLKAVGGEDAMPIITLTGNTRRGEAGLEVRHSPERKTKVLARTDWQAIRGEWLEAKVQAHYSEQGWFSLRLTHLSDGSSIFNFREDGLDMWRGTEEHHFVRPKWGIYRSLVEAHKLNPQVSVDFANFSIQQFATD, encoded by the coding sequence ATGAAAACCATTACAAACCCAGTGCTGTCGAACATCGGCTTATCAGTCGCACTTTGTTTAGGATTAAGTGCTTGTGGTAGTGCTTTGCTCGATCAAGATTCCAATAAGCCAACACTAAATCAGCAAGGTCTATTAGTTGTATCAAGTGCCAGCTTGGATGCCGACGGCCCTGTCCAAGGTCAAACCGCTTATCAACTGATTACCCAGCAATTTGGCAAAAATGCAGCGGAGTCACCCGACTTGTTTAGCGGCGATCATCAAGGCGAAACTCATATACTGGAAAAAATAGACCCGGTCTATGGCCCCTACTTTCGCTTTATCTTGCACCGCGACCTAGACGGCAACAAAGGAAAATACATCGACAGGCAGCGCAATGAAATAAAGATTTATGGCGGCTCTTCAGACAGGCTAAAAGGCCTCCAAAACAGTCACTTTGAATACAGCTGGAAGTTTCGCGTTAGCGAAGATATGCAAGTTACTAATAAATTTACCCATATTTTCCAGCTTAAAGCCGTAGGCGGTGAAGATGCTATGCCGATTATTACCCTTACGGGCAATACCCGCCGCGGAGAAGCCGGCTTAGAGGTAAGACACAGTCCGGAACGAAAAACCAAGGTACTAGCAAGAACAGATTGGCAAGCAATACGAGGCGAATGGCTAGAGGCTAAAGTACAGGCGCATTACAGCGAACAAGGCTGGTTTAGTTTACGCCTCACTCACTTAAGCGATGGCAGTAGCATCTTTAACTTTCGTGAAGACGGATTAGATATGTGGCGTGGTACTGAAGAGCATCACTTTGTTCGCCCTAAATGGGGCATTTATCGCTCACTGGTAGAAGCGCATAAACTAAACCCGCAAGTGTCAGTAGATTTTGCTAACTTTAGCATTCAGCAATTTGCGACTGATTAG
- a CDS encoding alpha/beta fold hydrolase — protein sequence MPSAIKQQQQFIQEHLLGNPDIEHYQLETENFTLSVHENGQADEAVMVWIHGTPGSWQDSAYLISEPSLINSIRVVSFDRPGWGLSQYQDQAKPKPVSNMQTQALLISPLIQHLKQQYPKLPLILVGHSWGASLAPIIAEQNPEQIDGLLLLAGGMSQTLTQPRWYNKFADTGVGHFLLSLSDIGKQLNHANLEMFALPDGLADSAVRLSELNIPVVLVQGGKDHLVDPKNADYAEQHLAKPTSKVIRLAKQGHFMQVEQVALISRCTYALASKQLAKC from the coding sequence ATGCCTAGTGCGATTAAGCAGCAGCAACAATTTATCCAAGAGCACCTGTTAGGTAACCCTGATATAGAGCATTACCAACTTGAAACTGAAAACTTCACTTTGAGTGTGCATGAGAATGGCCAAGCCGACGAAGCTGTAATGGTATGGATCCACGGAACACCCGGCTCTTGGCAAGACAGCGCCTATTTGATTAGTGAACCTTCGCTTATTAATAGCATTCGTGTAGTTAGCTTTGATAGGCCGGGCTGGGGCTTATCACAATATCAAGACCAAGCTAAACCTAAACCAGTTTCTAATATGCAAACACAAGCTTTGCTGATTTCGCCGTTAATCCAGCACTTAAAGCAACAATACCCAAAGCTCCCCTTAATTTTAGTGGGGCATTCTTGGGGAGCTTCTTTAGCACCTATCATTGCGGAGCAAAATCCTGAGCAGATTGATGGCTTGTTACTATTGGCTGGCGGCATGAGTCAAACTTTGACTCAGCCACGCTGGTATAACAAGTTTGCTGACACTGGTGTTGGGCACTTTTTGTTGTCGTTATCGGATATTGGCAAGCAGTTGAATCACGCTAATTTAGAGATGTTTGCCCTGCCAGATGGCTTAGCGGATTCTGCGGTACGTTTGTCGGAACTAAACATTCCGGTAGTGCTAGTGCAAGGGGGGAAAGATCATTTGGTTGACCCTAAAAATGCTGATTATGCAGAGCAGCACTTAGCCAAACCTACTTCAAAAGTGATTCGGCTGGCAAAGCAGGGACACTTTATGCAGGTGGAACAAGTTGCGCTAATTAGCCGTTGCACATACGCCTTGGCCAGCAAACAGTTAGCGAAGTGCTAG
- a CDS encoding RNA-binding S4 domain-containing protein encodes MTNPEDSPEEIEVEAAEVYVDEQPIELYKVLKIGNLVNGGGEAKMAIAEGYVGLNGELEQRKRKKVYAGDIIEFNGQFLYVVCDQPISEPTTKKPKTNNKPKAKASKESDKQQTHSEPKRNAKTGRHSIKF; translated from the coding sequence ATGACTAACCCTGAAGATTCACCAGAAGAAATTGAAGTAGAAGCCGCTGAAGTTTACGTAGATGAACAACCTATCGAGCTATATAAGGTTCTCAAAATTGGTAACTTAGTGAATGGCGGCGGCGAAGCCAAAATGGCCATTGCAGAAGGTTATGTAGGGCTTAATGGAGAACTAGAGCAACGTAAGCGCAAGAAAGTGTATGCCGGCGATATTATCGAGTTTAACGGCCAGTTTTTGTATGTTGTTTGCGATCAGCCAATCTCCGAACCTACCACGAAAAAGCCAAAAACTAACAACAAGCCTAAAGCTAAGGCTAGTAAAGAAAGCGACAAACAACAGACTCATAGCGAGCCTAAAAGAAACGCAAAAACAGGCCGTCATTCAATAAAGTTTTAA
- the fusA gene encoding elongation factor G — translation MADLSKYRNIGIFAHVDAGKTTTTERILKLTGQIHKTGEVHDGESTTDFMEQEAERGITIQSAAVSCFWDDHRFNVIDTPGHVDFTVEVYRSLKVLDGGIGVFCGSGGVEPQSETNWRYANESEVARIIFVNKLDRMGADFYRVVKQTQDVLAANPLVMVLPIGIEDDFVGVVDLLTEKAYIWDDTGLPENYEVTDIPADMVEKAAEYREMLVESAVEQDEELMMAYMEGEEPTIEQLKACIRKGTRDMSFFPTYCGSAFKNKGIQLVLDAVVDYLPSPTEVEPQPLMDDEGEETGEKAIVSTDETFKALAFKIMDDRFGALTFVRIYSGVLNKGDTILNSFTGKTERIGRMVEMQADDRNELTSAQAGDIIAIVGMKNVQTGHTLCDPKDPCTLEPMVFPTPVISIAVAPKDKGGSEKMGIAIGKMVAEDPSFQVETDEDSGETILKGMGELHLDIKVDILKRTYGVDLVVGQPQVAYRETITQEIEDSYTHKKQSGGSGQFGKIDYRIKPGEVGSGFTFTSSVVGGNVPKEFWPAVQKGFQVMMETGPLAGFPLLDMEVELYDGAFHAVDSSAIAFEIAAKGAYRQSVPKAGPQLLEPIMKVDVFSPEDHVGDVIGDLNRRRGMIKDQEAGVTGVRIKADVPLAEMFGYIGSLRTMTSGRGQFSMEFSHYAATPQNVAEAVIAEEKERQAKK, via the coding sequence ATGGCTGATTTATCAAAATATAGAAATATTGGTATTTTTGCTCACGTTGATGCAGGTAAAACTACCACAACTGAGCGTATCCTAAAACTTACTGGTCAGATCCACAAAACTGGTGAAGTACATGACGGTGAGTCTACTACTGACTTCATGGAACAGGAAGCTGAGCGTGGTATTACTATTCAGTCTGCAGCAGTAAGCTGTTTCTGGGATGACCACCGCTTCAACGTTATTGATACTCCTGGACACGTTGACTTCACCGTTGAAGTTTACCGTTCACTTAAAGTACTTGATGGCGGTATCGGTGTATTCTGTGGTTCTGGTGGTGTTGAGCCTCAGTCAGAAACTAACTGGCGCTACGCGAACGAATCAGAAGTTGCACGTATCATCTTCGTAAACAAACTAGACCGTATGGGTGCTGACTTCTACCGTGTTGTTAAGCAAACTCAAGACGTACTAGCTGCTAACCCTCTAGTAATGGTTCTACCTATCGGTATCGAAGATGACTTCGTTGGTGTTGTAGACCTGTTAACTGAAAAAGCGTACATCTGGGATGACACTGGTCTTCCTGAGAACTACGAAGTTACCGATATCCCTGCGGATATGGTAGAAAAAGCAGCTGAATACCGCGAAATGCTAGTTGAGTCTGCAGTTGAGCAAGACGAAGAACTAATGATGGCTTACATGGAAGGCGAAGAGCCAACCATCGAGCAGCTTAAAGCGTGTATCCGTAAAGGTACTCGTGACATGTCTTTCTTCCCAACTTACTGTGGTTCGGCATTCAAAAACAAAGGCATTCAATTAGTACTTGATGCTGTTGTTGATTACCTACCTAGCCCTACAGAAGTTGAACCTCAACCTCTTATGGATGACGAAGGCGAAGAAACTGGCGAAAAAGCTATCGTTTCTACTGATGAAACCTTTAAAGCGTTGGCATTCAAAATTATGGATGACCGCTTTGGTGCATTAACCTTCGTACGTATCTACTCTGGTGTGTTGAACAAGGGTGACACCATCCTTAACTCATTCACTGGTAAAACAGAGCGTATTGGCCGTATGGTTGAGATGCAAGCTGATGACCGTAATGAATTAACTAGCGCACAAGCTGGTGACATTATTGCGATTGTAGGTATGAAGAACGTGCAAACTGGTCACACATTATGTGATCCTAAAGACCCATGTACTCTAGAGCCTATGGTATTCCCAACTCCAGTAATCTCGATTGCTGTAGCGCCTAAAGATAAAGGTGGTTCTGAGAAAATGGGTATCGCTATCGGTAAAATGGTTGCAGAAGATCCATCTTTCCAAGTTGAAACGGATGAAGATTCAGGCGAAACCATTCTTAAAGGTATGGGCGAGCTTCACTTAGATATTAAAGTAGATATCTTGAAGCGTACTTACGGCGTAGACCTAGTTGTTGGTCAACCTCAGGTTGCTTACCGTGAAACTATTACTCAAGAAATTGAAGATAGCTACACGCACAAGAAACAGTCTGGTGGTTCTGGTCAATTCGGTAAAATTGATTACCGTATTAAGCCTGGCGAAGTAGGTTCTGGTTTCACTTTCACCTCTTCGGTTGTTGGTGGTAACGTACCTAAAGAATTCTGGCCTGCAGTACAAAAAGGTTTCCAAGTAATGATGGAAACTGGTCCGTTAGCTGGCTTCCCACTTCTAGATATGGAAGTAGAGCTATATGATGGTGCTTTCCACGCTGTGGATTCATCAGCAATCGCTTTCGAAATTGCAGCTAAAGGCGCTTACCGTCAATCTGTGCCAAAAGCGGGTCCTCAACTTCTTGAGCCAATCATGAAAGTAGACGTATTCTCTCCAGAAGATCACGTTGGTGATGTTATTGGTGACTTGAACCGTCGTCGTGGCATGATTAAAGACCAAGAAGCTGGCGTAACTGGCGTACGTATTAAAGCTGACGTACCACTAGCAGAAATGTTTGGTTACATCGGTTCTCTACGTACTATGACTTCTGGTCGTGGTCAGTTCTCTATGGAATTCTCGCACTACGCAGCTACTCCACAAAATGTGGCTGAAGCGGTAATCGCAGAAGAGAAAGAACGCCAAGCTAAGAAGTAA